A window of Calonectris borealis chromosome 3, bCalBor7.hap1.2, whole genome shotgun sequence contains these coding sequences:
- the TOMM20 gene encoding mitochondrial import receptor subunit TOM20 homolog, with protein sequence MMMVGKTSAIAAGLCGALFIGYCIYFDRKRRSDPNFKNRLRERRKKQKLAKERAGLSKLPDLKDAEAVQKFFLEEIQLGEELLAQGEYEKGVDHLTNAIAVCGQPQQLLQVLQQTLPPPVFQMLLTKLPTISQRIVSAQCLAEDDVE encoded by the exons ATGATGATGGTGGGCAAGACCAGCGCCATCGCGGCGGGCCTTTGCGGCGCCCTTTTCATCGGCTACTGCATCTACTTCGACCGAAAGAGACGGAGCGACCCGAATTTCAAGAACCGGCTGCGGGAGC gaaggaagaaacagaagcttGCCAAAGAGAGAGCAGGGCTTTCCAAG TTGCCTGATCTGAAAGATGCTGAAGCAGTTCAGAAGTTTTTCCTTGAGGAGATTCAGCTTGGCGAGGAACTACTAGCTCAAG GTGAATATGAGAAAGGTGTTGATCACTTAACCAATGCCATTGCTGTGTGTGGACAGCCGCAGCAGCTACTACAAGTTCTACAGCAGACTCTTCCACCGCCGGTCTTTCAAATGCTTCTAACTAAGCTCCCTACAATAAGCCAG AGAATTGTAAGTGCACAGTGCTTGGCTGAAGATGATGTTGAATGA